In the genome of Streptomyces sp. NBC_00190, one region contains:
- a CDS encoding GNAT family N-acetyltransferase gives MKMIDEHGLSVALIEATDLTAEPWLSSDQHIDVVRMLKPPADVWDDLTARGFIRKPEMLTWLARLEPDEDQFLARLDNKSRQDIRRAQRRAAGSLREVVQDQVDAEALDRFLTLYEERVAGMQFGVPYARRHREAVLHGPQKYFAHFAFDGDEMVGGCLVLECPEEDAIRIRFSAVSESWRKSSLARTLYFAAMQTARRKGYTWATLGDEPNLYGHLTQAGLFSFKVNMGFTAVPSQDFADPTGCDEADLVLSLTALNDPCLILGYAHPSEGADRALDGILITESDIDANKFSAPFLATMETRSPGAPRGTRH, from the coding sequence ATGAAGATGATCGATGAGCATGGACTCTCCGTTGCCCTGATCGAAGCCACGGATCTGACCGCGGAGCCCTGGCTGTCGTCGGACCAGCACATCGACGTGGTCAGGATGCTCAAGCCGCCGGCCGACGTCTGGGACGACCTCACCGCCCGCGGGTTCATACGCAAGCCGGAGATGCTGACCTGGCTCGCCCGGCTCGAACCCGACGAGGACCAGTTCCTCGCACGCCTGGACAACAAGTCGCGCCAGGACATACGGCGAGCTCAGCGCAGGGCCGCCGGGTCGTTGCGGGAGGTCGTGCAAGACCAGGTCGACGCGGAGGCACTGGACCGGTTCCTCACGCTCTATGAAGAGCGGGTGGCCGGCATGCAGTTCGGCGTCCCGTACGCCCGGCGGCACCGGGAAGCCGTGCTGCACGGACCCCAGAAGTACTTCGCGCACTTCGCCTTCGACGGTGACGAGATGGTGGGCGGCTGCCTGGTGCTGGAGTGCCCGGAAGAGGATGCGATCCGCATCCGCTTCTCGGCTGTGAGCGAGTCCTGGCGGAAGTCGAGCTTGGCCCGCACCCTCTACTTCGCAGCCATGCAGACCGCGCGGCGCAAGGGGTACACGTGGGCAACACTCGGGGACGAGCCGAATCTGTACGGCCACCTGACCCAGGCGGGGCTCTTCTCGTTCAAGGTCAACATGGGTTTCACAGCGGTCCCCTCACAGGATTTCGCCGACCCGACCGGCTGCGACGAAGCGGATCTCGTACTGAGCCTCACAGCCTTGAACGACCCCTGCCTGATCCTCGGCTATGCACATCCTTCGGAAGGCGCGGACAGGGCGCTCGACGGAATTCTGATAACCGAGTCCGACATCGACGCCAATAAATTCTCCGCGCCGTTCCTCGCCACAATGGAAACGCGTTCCCCAGGGGCTCCCCGGGGAACGCGACACTGA
- a CDS encoding KamA family radical SAM protein: MLITPQMVNTMVADLAPGDPGYTDRLYADPVRRYMLPVYSDRHTEWPSHPFASRDSLHEAEMWAVEGLTHRYPTKVLAELVSTCPQYCGHCTRMDLVGNSTPQITKLRLELKPNDRLERMLEFLRASQSIRDVVVSGGDVANVPWPRLEAFLYALLDIPSIRDIRLATKGLVGLPQHWLQKDLLDGLASVCAKARQRGVQISVHTHANSAQSVTPAVARATTALFEAGVRDVRNQGVLMRGVNDSVEALLDLSFALLDGAGIMPYYFYLCDMIPNSEHWRVAVWEAQALQRGMMGYLPGFATPRIVCDVPFVGKRWIDQVDSYDRERGISYWTKNYRTPLELSDPSAAQQAYPFYDPIPTLPQSGQDWWRKNDASVTSGSEAQTSEDTA; the protein is encoded by the coding sequence ATGCTGATCACACCTCAGATGGTGAACACCATGGTGGCGGACCTGGCCCCGGGCGACCCGGGCTACACCGACCGGCTGTACGCGGATCCGGTGCGCCGCTACATGCTGCCGGTCTACAGCGACCGGCACACCGAGTGGCCCTCGCACCCGTTCGCGAGCCGCGACTCACTGCACGAGGCCGAGATGTGGGCCGTCGAAGGACTGACCCACCGTTACCCGACCAAGGTCCTGGCCGAGTTGGTCTCCACCTGCCCCCAGTACTGCGGGCACTGCACCCGCATGGACCTGGTCGGCAACTCGACCCCCCAGATCACCAAGCTCCGCCTGGAGCTCAAGCCGAACGACCGGCTCGAGCGGATGCTGGAATTCCTGAGGGCCAGCCAGAGCATCCGCGACGTCGTGGTGTCCGGCGGGGACGTGGCCAACGTGCCGTGGCCCCGGCTGGAGGCCTTCCTCTACGCGCTACTGGACATCCCGAGCATCCGCGACATCAGGCTCGCGACCAAGGGACTTGTCGGACTCCCACAGCACTGGCTGCAGAAGGACCTCCTCGACGGACTGGCGTCGGTGTGCGCGAAGGCCCGCCAGCGCGGCGTCCAGATCTCGGTGCACACGCACGCCAACTCGGCGCAGTCCGTCACTCCGGCCGTGGCCCGCGCCACCACCGCACTGTTCGAGGCGGGCGTCCGCGACGTGCGCAACCAGGGCGTCCTCATGCGCGGAGTCAACGACTCCGTCGAAGCCCTCCTCGACCTGAGCTTCGCCCTGCTCGACGGAGCGGGCATCATGCCCTACTACTTCTACCTCTGCGACATGATCCCGAACAGCGAGCACTGGCGGGTGGCCGTGTGGGAGGCGCAGGCGCTGCAGCGCGGAATGATGGGCTACCTGCCCGGTTTCGCCACCCCGCGCATCGTCTGCGACGTCCCGTTCGTCGGGAAGCGCTGGATCGACCAAGTGGACTCGTACGACCGCGAACGCGGGATCTCGTACTGGACGAAGAACTACCGGACTCCTCTTGAGCTCAGTGACCCCTCGGCCGCCCAACAGGCCTACCCGTTCTATGATCCGATCCCGACCCTCCCCCAGAGCGGCCAGGACTGGTGGAGGAAGAACGATGCTTCCGTCACGTCCGGAAGCGAGGCGCAGACATCCGAGGACACAGCATGA